A DNA window from Haliovirga abyssi contains the following coding sequences:
- a CDS encoding VWA domain-containing protein: MFRFASYYFLLFIPIVIYLFFMKRKNSSIEFSSIATIKKYSAHKTIKHKIGEWLILLGIILLLVALSRPQLVEQNKNIYKKGIDIALALDVSGSMESVDFKPSRIEVAKDVLKKFVDKRENDRISFVIFSGTAYTKIPLTIDYNVLDEAIAKTTTKDVNTDGTAIGMGIAVAVNRLKNSKAKSKVIILLTDGDNNAGLISPEAAMKLAKDTGIKIYTIGVGTNKTIMPVKDGYGNIVTYRQFTGGLDEGLLKKIANATEGKYFRAKDKNSLENIFKTINSLEKTKIKSKKTFQYKELYYLWLLFGLLFMILGIILEKLIYIKIP; this comes from the coding sequence ATGTTTAGATTTGCAAGTTACTATTTTTTACTTTTTATTCCAATAGTGATATATTTGTTTTTTATGAAAAGAAAAAATAGCTCAATCGAATTTTCAAGTATAGCAACTATAAAAAAATATAGTGCGCATAAAACTATAAAACATAAAATTGGAGAATGGCTAATTTTACTAGGAATAATTCTTTTGCTAGTAGCATTGTCAAGACCGCAATTAGTTGAACAAAATAAAAATATTTATAAAAAAGGGATAGATATTGCATTGGCATTAGATGTATCAGGGAGTATGGAAAGTGTAGATTTTAAGCCAAGTAGAATAGAAGTAGCAAAAGATGTATTAAAAAAGTTTGTAGATAAAAGGGAAAATGATAGAATTTCTTTTGTTATATTTTCAGGGACAGCATATACGAAGATACCGCTAACTATAGACTATAATGTATTGGATGAAGCTATAGCTAAGACAACTACAAAAGATGTGAATACAGATGGAACAGCAATTGGAATGGGAATAGCTGTAGCTGTAAATAGATTAAAAAATAGTAAAGCAAAATCAAAAGTTATAATATTATTAACAGATGGAGATAATAATGCAGGATTAATTTCACCAGAAGCAGCAATGAAATTAGCAAAAGATACTGGAATAAAAATATATACAATTGGAGTAGGTACTAATAAAACTATAATGCCTGTAAAAGATGGTTATGGAAATATAGTTACTTATAGGCAATTTACCGGTGGATTAGATGAAGGATTATTAAAAAAAATTGCTAATGCAACAGAAGGAAAATATTTTAGAGCAAAAGATAAAAATTCTCTTGAAAATATTTTTAAAACAATAAATTCGTTGGAAAAAACTAAGATTAAATCAAAAAAAACATTTCAATATAAAGAGCTGTATTACTTATGGTTGTTGTTTGGATTGTTATTTATGATTTTAGGAATAATTTTAGAAAAATTAATATATATAAAAATACCATAG
- a CDS encoding VWA domain-containing protein has translation MNFGNINGFYYLLLLVILIAIFYLGYQKKVNIINLIRFPFNKKKEKLSIFIMILGVFLIVFSLTDPEFFKGYEKYQKKGLDIYFLIDVSKSMLSEDIKPSRIRRSKEIISSVIDELKGDRVGFIPFSSTAYIQMPLTDDYDMAKMFLDVIDTNMISGGGTNIKKALELAEASFKKSAKGDKVIILISDGEVHNESGINESEKIDKSIKIYTIGVGSLKGSLIPIVDKIGNRIDYKKDKKGNYVLSKLDVKTLEEIAKNGNGKFYMSTIAGDEIQKLTSKINLLKREELGIEKLKIYKKLYQYFLGIGILIFLMGYLYGKRGD, from the coding sequence ATGAATTTTGGGAATATAAATGGATTTTATTATCTTTTATTATTAGTTATATTGATAGCAATATTTTATTTAGGCTATCAAAAAAAAGTGAATATTATAAATTTAATAAGATTTCCATTTAACAAAAAGAAAGAAAAATTATCAATTTTCATAATGATATTAGGAGTTTTTTTAATTGTTTTTTCATTAACTGACCCCGAATTTTTTAAAGGATATGAAAAATATCAAAAAAAGGGATTAGATATCTATTTTTTAATAGATGTGTCTAAGAGTATGCTGTCAGAAGATATCAAGCCAAGTAGAATAAGAAGGTCAAAAGAGATTATATCAAGTGTAATAGATGAATTAAAAGGGGATAGAGTTGGATTTATTCCGTTTTCCTCAACTGCGTATATACAAATGCCATTAACAGATGATTATGATATGGCTAAAATGTTTTTGGATGTAATAGATACTAATATGATTTCAGGTGGAGGAACTAATATAAAAAAAGCATTAGAATTAGCAGAAGCCTCATTTAAAAAATCTGCTAAAGGGGATAAAGTTATAATATTAATAAGTGATGGGGAAGTACATAATGAAAGTGGAATTAATGAGTCTGAAAAAATAGACAAAAGTATAAAAATATATACAATTGGAGTTGGAAGTTTAAAAGGAAGTTTGATACCTATAGTTGATAAAATAGGCAATAGAATAGATTATAAAAAAGATAAAAAAGGAAATTATGTATTGTCAAAATTGGATGTAAAAACATTAGAAGAAATTGCAAAAAATGGAAATGGGAAATTTTATATGTCAACTATTGCAGGAGATGAGATTCAAAAGCTAACTAGTAAAATAAATTTATTAAAAAGAGAAGAATTGGGAATAGAAAAATTAAAAATATATAAAAAATTATATCAATACTTTTTAGGAATAGGAATTTTAATTTTTTTAATGGGATATTTATATGGAAAGAGAGGAGATTGA
- a CDS encoding tetratricopeptide repeat protein: MKGIKIVNIKIINLFLMLIIGISSFGATTRITTGSSIKYITKNEKLYSIINNGNDFYKSKDYKKAISQYKEGLKLDENNKVLNKNIANSYYSEKKYDVATEFYEKTKDFKQAGNSYKRIGDGSKKLDDKIKQYKSALEEYKKGIKLNSNNMELKFNYEYVKKLLDKLNKQKQQNKNRNKNKKDKNNKDNKKNKNKNSDKDNKKQNKNNKDNKNKTGKDNQKKSDKKDGKDNKQNKNSKKKDKNQQNESKANKEQSKKDKDKSKDSKNMKKVNLQEALKILQSLEKKEKTDLKNNQQLKMQQNNTQEKYDW, from the coding sequence ATGAAAGGAATTAAAATAGTAAATATTAAAATAATAAACTTGTTTTTAATGTTGATAATTGGAATTTCTTCATTTGGAGCGACTACTAGAATTACTACTGGTTCTTCTATTAAATATATTACAAAAAATGAAAAATTATACTCTATAATAAATAATGGTAATGATTTTTATAAATCTAAAGACTATAAAAAAGCAATATCTCAATATAAAGAAGGATTAAAATTAGATGAGAATAATAAAGTATTAAATAAAAATATAGCTAATAGTTATTATAGTGAAAAAAAATATGATGTTGCAACTGAATTCTATGAAAAAACTAAAGATTTTAAACAAGCAGGGAATTCTTATAAAAGAATTGGAGATGGTTCTAAAAAATTAGACGATAAAATAAAACAATATAAATCAGCATTAGAAGAATATAAAAAAGGAATAAAATTGAATTCGAATAATATGGAATTGAAATTTAACTATGAATATGTAAAAAAGCTTTTAGATAAATTAAATAAGCAGAAACAACAAAATAAAAACAGGAATAAAAATAAAAAAGACAAGAATAATAAAGATAATAAGAAAAATAAGAATAAAAACTCTGATAAAGATAATAAAAAACAAAATAAAAACAATAAAGATAATAAGAATAAAACTGGAAAAGATAATCAAAAGAAATCTGATAAAAAAGATGGAAAAGATAATAAACAAAATAAAAATTCTAAAAAGAAAGATAAAAATCAACAAAACGAATCAAAAGCTAATAAAGAGCAATCAAAAAAAGATAAAGACAAATCAAAAGACAGCAAAAATATGAAAAAAGTTAATCTGCAAGAAGCATTAAAAATTTTACAGTCATTAGAAAAGAAAGAAAAAACAGATTTAAAGAACAATCAGCAATTAAAAATGCAACAAAATAATACGCAAGAAAAATATGATTGGTAG
- a CDS encoding BatD family protein, translating to MKSIKHIIFIILLMINSIVMLAATPSITLDIDTIQIPIGETANLSVALNNMKGAKALSINGLNNFKVVSKSSSTQTTIINFKKTESVNYNYTILATQKGEYPLKATVKYKGKIYESNILNISVTKASQQTGFAKNIFLKTVISKDKIYFGEKLILAYDLYTRYNVNSYGFTDKMNLDKFMVKTTDQDKLKGSYVYINGKKYVKKRVYESILTPLNSGEIKIPSFAFQANIATNDDFGFFNTTKPKILMTKEKIVNVLKLPLDGQPKNFTGIIGNLNIESNILSKNINYGDSTTLTIKLFGDCNLDNVDKIIKSNIKGFKIYESLKKSSEDFENGKYLAKKQFDIIIIPEKTGELVFPGIEIPYFNPTSGKYEIAKVKSFKIKVTGTMKQNNIANSYNNNQEELNISTLPVNNVITKEGNNNYFVIKINKILAYIIIVVIFVLLILLIVIIILNRTKDNINSKMRKCKTVDEVYDLFADVLKDKYAINIKAFSMKSLKEKINDEDIIKIISKFNNKEYEEVNEIKKDIKIILKKI from the coding sequence ATGAAGAGTATAAAACATATAATTTTTATAATTTTATTAATGATAAATTCAATAGTAATGTTAGCTGCAACTCCTAGTATTACTTTAGATATAGACACAATACAAATTCCTATAGGAGAGACAGCTAATTTATCAGTTGCATTAAACAATATGAAGGGAGCGAAAGCATTATCAATAAATGGATTAAATAATTTTAAGGTAGTGTCTAAATCAAGCTCTACTCAAACTACAATAATTAATTTTAAAAAGACAGAATCAGTTAATTATAATTACACAATACTGGCTACACAAAAAGGTGAGTACCCTTTGAAAGCAACTGTAAAATATAAAGGAAAGATATATGAAAGCAATATATTAAATATAAGTGTTACAAAGGCTTCGCAACAGACGGGATTTGCAAAAAATATATTTTTAAAAACTGTAATCTCAAAAGATAAAATATATTTTGGAGAGAAATTGATTTTAGCATATGATTTGTATACTCGTTATAATGTTAATAGTTATGGATTTACTGATAAAATGAATTTAGATAAATTTATGGTAAAAACAACAGATCAAGATAAATTAAAAGGAAGTTATGTATATATAAATGGTAAAAAATATGTAAAAAAAAGAGTTTATGAATCAATATTAACTCCTTTGAATAGTGGTGAAATTAAAATTCCATCATTTGCTTTTCAAGCTAATATAGCTACAAATGATGATTTCGGATTTTTTAATACAACAAAGCCTAAAATTTTAATGACTAAAGAAAAAATAGTAAATGTTTTAAAATTGCCATTAGATGGGCAACCTAAAAATTTCACTGGTATAATTGGAAACCTAAATATAGAAAGTAATATTTTATCTAAAAATATAAATTATGGGGATTCAACTACACTAACAATAAAACTTTTTGGTGATTGTAATTTAGATAATGTGGATAAAATAATAAAATCAAATATAAAAGGATTTAAAATTTATGAATCTTTAAAAAAATCAAGTGAAGATTTTGAAAATGGTAAATATTTAGCAAAAAAACAATTTGATATAATAATTATACCAGAAAAAACAGGAGAATTGGTATTTCCTGGAATAGAAATACCATATTTTAATCCAACTAGTGGGAAATATGAAATAGCAAAAGTTAAAAGTTTTAAAATAAAAGTGACTGGCACAATGAAACAAAATAATATAGCAAATTCATACAATAATAATCAAGAAGAGTTAAATATATCAACATTACCAGTTAATAATGTAATTACTAAAGAAGGTAATAATAATTATTTCGTAATAAAAATAAATAAAATTTTAGCATATATAATAATAGTGGTTATTTTTGTTTTGTTAATATTGTTAATAGTTATAATTATATTAAATAGAACAAAAGATAATATAAATAGTAAAATGAGAAAATGTAAAACTGTAGATGAGGTATATGACCTTTTTGCTGATGTTTTAAAAGATAAATATGCAATTAATATAAAAGCATTTAGTATGAAATCGTTAAAAGAAAAAATAAATGATGAGGATATAATAAAAATAATATCAAAATTTAATAATAAAGAGTATGAAGAAGTGAACGAAATAAAAAAAGATATAAAAATAATTTTAAAGAAAATTTAG
- a CDS encoding Tex family protein, translated as MDLVKIVEKELNLNHFQVENTLKLSDDGATVPFIARYRKEMTGNLNEEQIRDVLDRINYLRNLEKRKEEVLVTIEEQGKLTEELKTKIVKAIKLQEVEDLYLPYKKKRKTKADIAKERGLEPLAIFMQRKDINIKDINSESEKYINEEITTIEEALDGAKLIIAQEISENIKYREFIRDLMSKKGKIISSVIEKNREKDEKGVYQDYYDYSENVKYIPSHRIMAVNRGEKEKIIRVAIKFDDISRDRILNFILYNYKNINLKNLYVDIINDSLDRLILPSIEREVRNILTEQGENDSIKIFQKNLKNLLMQPPIYEKNILGIDPGYRTGCKIVVINKLGFFIKSDVVYLVSGDKKLIEAKEKIKKLILENDIDLVVIGNGTGSRETEKLTAEIISENDFGKKVYYVIANEAGASVYSASKLAKEEFPDLDVTERGGISIARRVQDPLAELVKIDSKSIGVGMYQHDVNQKKLGIALENTVESVVNDIGVNLNTASWALLSFVSGINKKVAKNIMEYRNENGKFKSRKELKKVKGLGEKAYTLAAGFIVVPESKNVLDNTIIHPESYSIAEEILKDIDSNLKEFKNNTEEVISKLRSFDIKGFIDKTNYGEETVKDIYASLLKPKRDPRENLPQPLLKENILKMSDLKEGMELEGTVRNVVKFGAFIDIGLKNDALLHVSEMGKKFIQDATLELEVGDIVKVKIKELDEKRGRVSLTMKG; from the coding sequence TTGGACTTAGTCAAAATAGTAGAGAAAGAACTTAATTTAAATCATTTTCAGGTGGAAAATACTTTGAAATTATCTGATGATGGAGCTACAGTTCCATTTATTGCTAGATATAGAAAAGAGATGACTGGAAATCTAAATGAAGAACAAATTAGAGATGTGCTAGATAGAATAAATTATCTTAGAAATTTAGAAAAAAGAAAAGAAGAAGTATTAGTAACTATAGAGGAGCAAGGGAAATTAACAGAAGAATTAAAAACTAAAATAGTAAAAGCTATAAAGCTACAAGAAGTTGAAGATTTATATCTTCCGTATAAAAAGAAAAGGAAAACAAAAGCAGATATAGCTAAAGAACGTGGATTAGAGCCATTAGCTATATTTATGCAAAGAAAAGATATAAATATTAAAGATATAAATTCAGAATCTGAAAAATATATTAATGAAGAGATAACAACAATAGAAGAAGCATTAGACGGAGCAAAACTGATAATTGCACAAGAGATATCTGAAAATATAAAATATAGAGAATTTATTAGAGATTTAATGAGTAAAAAAGGAAAAATAATATCTTCTGTTATAGAGAAAAATAGAGAAAAAGATGAAAAAGGTGTTTATCAAGATTATTATGATTATAGTGAAAATGTAAAATATATCCCTTCACATAGAATTATGGCTGTAAATAGAGGAGAAAAAGAAAAAATAATTAGAGTAGCAATAAAATTTGATGATATATCAAGAGATAGAATTTTAAATTTCATTTTATATAATTATAAAAATATTAATTTAAAAAACTTATATGTTGATATTATAAACGATAGTTTAGATAGATTGATATTACCATCAATAGAAAGAGAAGTTAGAAATATTTTAACAGAGCAAGGAGAAAATGATTCTATAAAGATATTTCAAAAGAATTTAAAAAATTTATTAATGCAGCCGCCAATTTATGAAAAAAATATTTTAGGAATAGATCCAGGATATAGAACAGGTTGTAAAATAGTAGTAATAAATAAATTGGGATTTTTCATAAAAAGTGATGTGGTATATTTAGTTAGTGGAGATAAAAAATTAATAGAAGCAAAAGAAAAAATAAAAAAATTAATATTAGAGAATGATATTGATTTGGTTGTAATAGGAAATGGGACAGGTTCTAGAGAAACAGAAAAGCTTACTGCTGAAATTATAAGTGAAAATGATTTTGGTAAAAAAGTATATTATGTAATAGCAAATGAAGCAGGTGCTTCTGTTTATTCAGCATCTAAATTAGCAAAAGAGGAATTTCCTGATCTAGATGTTACAGAAAGAGGCGGGATTTCCATTGCAAGAAGAGTACAAGATCCATTAGCAGAATTAGTAAAAATTGATTCAAAATCAATTGGAGTAGGGATGTATCAACATGATGTAAATCAGAAAAAATTAGGAATAGCATTAGAAAATACAGTTGAAAGCGTAGTTAATGATATTGGAGTAAATTTAAATACAGCATCTTGGGCTTTGCTTAGTTTTGTTTCTGGTATTAATAAAAAAGTAGCTAAAAATATAATGGAATATAGAAATGAAAATGGAAAATTTAAGAGCAGAAAAGAGCTGAAAAAAGTAAAAGGATTAGGAGAAAAGGCATATACATTAGCAGCAGGATTTATAGTTGTACCAGAGAGTAAAAATGTTTTAGATAATACAATAATTCATCCAGAGTCATATAGTATTGCAGAAGAGATATTAAAAGATATTGATTCAAATTTAAAGGAATTCAAAAATAATACAGAGGAAGTTATAAGTAAATTAAGATCATTTGATATTAAAGGATTTATTGATAAAACTAATTATGGAGAAGAGACAGTAAAAGATATATATGCTTCGCTATTAAAGCCTAAAAGAGATCCTAGAGAAAATTTACCACAACCTCTATTAAAAGAGAATATTTTAAAAATGAGTGATCTAAAAGAGGGAATGGAATTAGAAGGAACAGTTAGAAATGTAGTTAAATTTGGCGCTTTTATAGATATAGGTTTGAAAAATGATGCATTATTGCACGTTTCAGAGATGGGAAAGAAATTTATTCAAGATGCGACATTAGAATTAGAAGTAGGAGATATTGTAAAAGTAAAAATAAAAGAATTAGATGAAAAAAGAGGAAGGGTTTCACTTACAATGAAAGGATAG
- a CDS encoding ATP-binding protein has product MKKKLQLDSLLFRLLSSVNLIIVIMAVSIIMLFLQTVFYQQEKNLQKETDNLTNGVKIAYKTIENNLEKNVMLASQAQETLRLLRDGTVLKNTFPHYNKEKGTYSYTYKNIKEGNSKIYLIRMLSFLKNELYQTHSKEDLNTILSFVNTNGDVEAEIRNSYLGIDYSLKDNKTFLKSFLLKSREKYSNKRMNLTGIDYIKSQNRFVMRSGALIGINYYHSDILGLVISNVINYDFLEDIRNRVASKNNFKLFILKDNKYLFGDFNLKKGYAILSQDEVKEHKKNPQQNLLENKIIEKNKYEIGYTPLFNISGDTIGFIGVAVSKESIIDSKMRILNYIIGLGIIFIIVTSLILGAYIYKMINPLIEMADISQKIAKGDFSKRINIRNLKGEIKILGKSYNTMVEHLNIAILKLEEQNKKILDTVKKLKVIEKTSSLIHIEKDFFKALYYLTTTLTSEIGLSYSRAIYLEYNENKNEFVGKFSSLSLKLINEEYNKKIDDVDELISQVKKMPKITNDMLDEIAKFIKIPFNENNLITQAIKSKEIVYFNDKAEAHNLGSDFINTLGIERFALVPIAYENNIYGIIIVDNFSNDRLIEKDDIDILKIFINTISIYLEKQKLEKMSLKNERVYAIGKLASSIVHEIRTPLVGIKGFADIILKKYKGDTKIEYYMNIIKSEVTRLDELSTMLLDYSKNKKYIFTKNNLKVVLEESILNFKKVIKSNNIKLELDISKDIIFNFDRNRLKQVFLNLIKNSIEAIAGNDGIIKIKTKKLGKIVEVTFEDNGVGIPAEKLERIFEPFVTNKVQGTGLGLAIVSDIVQSHNGKITIESEEGKGTKFILIFEIYEGGNNNNG; this is encoded by the coding sequence ATGAAAAAAAAGCTCCAACTAGATTCACTTTTATTTAGGTTGTTGTCGTCAGTAAATTTAATTATAGTAATAATGGCAGTATCTATTATTATGTTATTTTTACAAACAGTTTTTTATCAACAAGAGAAAAATTTACAAAAAGAAACAGATAATTTAACAAATGGAGTAAAAATAGCATACAAAACAATAGAAAACAATTTAGAAAAAAATGTTATGTTAGCCTCACAAGCACAAGAAACATTAAGATTATTAAGAGATGGCACAGTTTTAAAAAATACATTCCCGCATTATAATAAAGAAAAAGGGACTTATTCATATACATACAAAAATATAAAAGAAGGAAACTCAAAAATTTATTTAATTAGAATGTTATCTTTTTTAAAAAATGAATTATACCAAACTCATTCTAAAGAAGATTTAAATACAATTTTATCTTTTGTAAATACAAATGGAGATGTTGAAGCTGAAATAAGAAATAGCTATTTAGGAATAGATTATTCATTAAAGGATAATAAAACATTTTTAAAAAGTTTTTTACTGAAAAGTAGAGAAAAATATTCAAATAAAAGAATGAATTTAACAGGGATAGATTATATAAAATCTCAAAATAGGTTTGTGATGCGTTCTGGAGCATTAATTGGAATAAACTATTATCATTCAGATATTTTAGGATTAGTTATAAGCAATGTTATAAATTATGATTTTTTAGAAGATATAAGGAATAGAGTCGCAAGTAAAAATAATTTCAAATTATTTATATTAAAAGATAATAAATATCTTTTTGGGGATTTTAATTTAAAGAAAGGATATGCTATTCTTTCACAGGATGAAGTTAAAGAGCATAAAAAAAATCCTCAACAAAATTTATTGGAAAATAAAATAATAGAAAAAAATAAATATGAAATAGGATATACTCCGCTATTTAATATTTCAGGAGATACAATTGGATTTATAGGAGTTGCAGTATCAAAAGAATCAATAATAGACTCTAAAATGAGGATTTTGAATTATATTATTGGATTAGGAATTATTTTTATAATAGTGACTTCATTAATTTTAGGAGCTTATATATATAAAATGATAAATCCGTTAATAGAAATGGCAGATATTTCTCAAAAAATTGCAAAAGGGGATTTTTCAAAAAGAATTAATATTAGAAATCTTAAAGGCGAGATAAAAATTTTGGGGAAATCCTATAATACAATGGTAGAACATCTTAATATTGCAATATTAAAATTAGAAGAACAAAATAAAAAGATTTTAGATACTGTGAAAAAATTAAAAGTAATAGAAAAAACATCTTCATTAATACATATAGAAAAAGATTTTTTTAAAGCTTTATATTATTTAACGACTACTTTAACTTCTGAAATTGGTCTTAGTTATAGTAGGGCAATTTATTTAGAATACAATGAAAATAAAAATGAATTTGTAGGAAAATTTTCATCGCTAAGTTTAAAACTTATTAATGAAGAATACAATAAAAAGATAGATGATGTAGATGAATTAATTTCTCAAGTTAAAAAAATGCCTAAAATAACAAATGATATGTTAGATGAAATAGCCAAATTTATAAAGATACCTTTTAATGAAAACAATTTAATAACACAGGCAATAAAGAGCAAAGAGATAGTTTATTTTAATGATAAAGCAGAAGCTCATAATCTGGGCTCAGATTTTATAAACACATTAGGAATAGAAAGATTTGCATTAGTTCCAATAGCTTATGAAAATAATATTTATGGAATTATTATAGTAGATAATTTTTCTAATGATAGATTAATAGAAAAAGATGATATTGATATATTAAAAATATTTATTAATACAATATCTATATATTTAGAAAAACAAAAACTTGAAAAAATGAGTTTGAAAAATGAGAGAGTTTATGCAATAGGGAAATTAGCAAGCTCTATAGTACATGAAATAAGGACGCCACTGGTTGGCATAAAAGGCTTTGCAGATATAATATTGAAAAAGTATAAAGGTGATACAAAAATAGAATATTATATGAATATAATAAAAAGTGAAGTTACACGATTAGATGAGTTATCAACAATGTTATTAGATTATTCTAAAAATAAAAAATATATATTTACTAAAAATAACTTAAAAGTTGTATTAGAGGAATCAATTTTAAATTTTAAAAAAGTAATAAAAAGTAATAATATAAAATTAGAATTAGATATTAGTAAAGATATTATATTTAATTTTGATAGAAATAGATTAAAACAAGTTTTTTTAAATTTAATAAAAAATAGTATAGAAGCTATTGCAGGAAATGATGGAATAATTAAAATAAAAACTAAAAAACTTGGAAAAATAGTTGAAGTAACATTTGAGGATAATGGAGTAGGAATTCCAGCTGAAAAGTTAGAAAGAATTTTTGAACCATTTGTAACAAATAAGGTACAAGGAACAGGTCTTGGATTAGCAATAGTATCAGATATAGTACAATCACATAATGGAAAAATAACAATTGAATCTGAAGAAGGAAAAGGAACAAAATTTATATTAATTTTTGAAATATACGAAGGAGGTAACAATAATAATGGATAA